TTCTGCGACAGCCGCACATAGTGGCGCATCGCCTCGGGCTCGCTGAGCCCCGGCAGGCCGATGGGGTCGCGCCGCACGAGGCTGCCCAGATCGCCGCCGTCCGAGGACGGCTCCGGCAGGTCGATGCCGGTCTTCAGCCAGCCGTCCGTCTCGAAGATCAGCGCCTCGTCCTGCAGCAGGCCGCGCCCGCCGGTCAGGGTCGGGTGCTTGTAGTCGTGATCGACGACGGTGGGGGCGGTCGGGCGGCCGACGGTGTTCATCGTGCTCATCTTCAGGCTCCCAGGACTTTGGTCAGCGACTTGGCGAGGATCTGGATGTCGGCATCCAGCGTGGTCTCGGTGGCGGCGACCAGCAGGACGTCGTCCATGCCGACGCCGGGCGCCAGGCGGCTGTAGGGCACGCCGGCGAGGATCCGATGGTTGCCCAGGGCCTCGACCACCTCGGCGGCGGGCCTGGGCAGGCGGATGGCGAACTCGTTGAAGAAGCGCGGCGTCAGGATCTCGACACCGGGGACGGCGGCCAGGGCGTCACGTGTGGCCAGCGCCTTCTCGTGGTTCAGCAGGGCCAGCTTGCGCAGCCCCGTCTCGCCCAGCAGGCTCATGTGGATGCTGAACGCCAGGCAGCACAGGCCCGAGTTCGTGCAGATGTTCGACGTCGCCTTGTCGCGGCGGATATGCTGTTCGCGCGTCGACAGGGTCAGGACGAAGCCCCGCTCTCCGTCCGCGTCGACCGTCTCGCCGCACAGCCGGCCCGGCATCTGGCGGATCAGCGACTGCTTGCAGGCGAACAGCCCGACGTAGGGTCCGCCATAGTTCAGGGCGTTGCCGATCGACTGGCCCTCGGCGGCGACGATGTCGGCCCCCATCTCGCCCGGCGACTTCAGCAGCCCCATCGACACGGCCTCGGTCACCACGACGATCAGCAGCGCCCCGGCGGCCTTGGCGGCTTCCGCGATCTTCGTCACGTCGGTGGCGGTGCCGAACACGTTCGGGGTCTGGACGACGACGCAGGCCGTGTCCTTGTCGATCGCGTCGATCACGGCGGCTTCCGCATCGATCGCGGCCGGCAGGCTGACGGTCTCGACGCCCACGGCGTGGACCACCGTCTCCGACGCCCGGACGTAGTGGGGATGGACCCCGCCCGAGAACACCGCTTTGTTCCGGCGCGTGACGCGCGTCGCCATCAGCACGCCCTCGGCCGTCGCGGTCGAGCCGTCGTAGAGCGAGGCGTTGGCCACATCCATGCCCGTCAGGTTCGCGACCTGGGTCTGGAACTCGTACAGGTATTGCAGCGTCCCCTGCGCGATCTCCGGCTGGTACGGCGTGTAGCTGGTCAGGAACTCGGACCGCTGGATGATGTGGTCCACCGTCGCCGGCACATGGTGGCGATAGGCCCCGGCCCCGCAGAAGAACGGCACGTCCCCGGCCGCCGTGTTCTTGCCCGCGAGGTGCTTCAGCGCCCGCTCGACCTCCAGTTCGCCCATCACGCGCGGCAGGTCGACGAAACCGTCGCGCCTTGCAGGCTGCGGCACGTCGACGAACAGGTCGTCGATCGATTTGACGCCGATGGCGGCGAGCATCGCCGTGCGGTCGTCGGGAGTCAGGGGCAGGTAACGCATGGCGGGGAGTCCGAGCGTGAGAGGGAAATCAGAGGGTGGCGAGGAAGGCGTCGTAGGCGGCGCGGTCCATCAGGCCGTCGACCTGGGAGGCGTCGGACACCTTGATCTTGGCGAACCAGCCCTCGCCTTCCGGATCGGCGTTGACGGTCTCGGGCGCGCCGGCCAGGGCGGCGTTGCCCTCGACCACGTCACCGGACACGGGCGCATAGACGTCCGAAGCCGCCTTCACGCTTTCGACGACGGCGAAGCTGTCGCCCTTGCCGAAGGTCTTGCCGGCTTCCGGGGTCTCGACGAACACCACGTCGCCCAGCTGTTCGGCGGCGTGTTTGGTGATGCCGACGGTGGCGACATCGCCGTCCAGCCGAACCCACTCGTGATCCTTGGTGAAATGCATGACGGTC
This DNA window, taken from Brevundimonas subvibrioides ATCC 15264, encodes the following:
- the gcvH gene encoding glycine cleavage system protein GcvH; amino-acid sequence: MHFTKDHEWVRLDGDVATVGITKHAAEQLGDVVFVETPEAGKTFGKGDSFAVVESVKAASDVYAPVSGDVVEGNAALAGAPETVNADPEGEGWFAKIKVSDASQVDGLMDRAAYDAFLATL
- the gcvPA gene encoding aminomethyl-transferring glycine dehydrogenase subunit GcvPA; its protein translation is MRYLPLTPDDRTAMLAAIGVKSIDDLFVDVPQPARRDGFVDLPRVMGELEVERALKHLAGKNTAAGDVPFFCGAGAYRHHVPATVDHIIQRSEFLTSYTPYQPEIAQGTLQYLYEFQTQVANLTGMDVANASLYDGSTATAEGVLMATRVTRRNKAVFSGGVHPHYVRASETVVHAVGVETVSLPAAIDAEAAVIDAIDKDTACVVVQTPNVFGTATDVTKIAEAAKAAGALLIVVVTEAVSMGLLKSPGEMGADIVAAEGQSIGNALNYGGPYVGLFACKQSLIRQMPGRLCGETVDADGERGFVLTLSTREQHIRRDKATSNICTNSGLCCLAFSIHMSLLGETGLRKLALLNHEKALATRDALAAVPGVEILTPRFFNEFAIRLPRPAAEVVEALGNHRILAGVPYSRLAPGVGMDDVLLVAATETTLDADIQILAKSLTKVLGA